Proteins encoded together in one Cicer arietinum cultivar CDC Frontier isolate Library 1 chromosome 4, Cicar.CDCFrontier_v2.0, whole genome shotgun sequence window:
- the LOC101509296 gene encoding uncharacterized protein translates to MEANGIFSNITTSALLGVVDIPLQQQQQQQQNLQIQQNPHHLHHSQVVSYVSHHHDTDNNTHQQQQLQQPIKHGYPPFSSSNSKIKQQQQQQSSHSQLSDEDEPNFPAEESSGGDPKRKISPWQRMKWTDTMVRLLIMAVYYIGDEAGSEGNNNDPMSKKKPSGLLQKKGKWKSVSRAMMEKGFYVSPQQCEDKFNDLNKRYKRVNDILGKGTACRVVENQNLLDSMDLTTKMKEEVRKLLNSKHLFFREMCAYHNSCGHGSVVASSNVQQQQVEGGTTTPPPQAQPQQHQQQQLQQQQQQCFHSSENGLKMLKIGNGEGEEEDDESEDDDSEDDSDEEDDESREGGSKNQIGHFNDQDEDENDGKLLTSSRKRARKEGGFAFSMSSLSSSTALTSTLMHQMKSEISGVFQDGGKSPWEKKQWIRSKIMMLEEEKVRYLSQEFELEKQRLKWARFSSKKEREMERAKVENERRRLENERMVLIIRQKEIELMSLQQQQQHQQQHSST, encoded by the coding sequence ATGGAAGCCAATGGAATTTTTTCTAACATCACTACTTCTGCTTTGTTAGGAGTAGTTGATATCCctttacaacaacaacaacaacagcaaCAGAATCTTCAAATTCAACAAAATCCTCACCATTTGCATCATTCCCAAGTTGTTTCCTATGTTTCTCATCATCATGATACTGACAACAACacacatcaacaacaacaattgcaACAACCAATCAAGCATGGGTACCCTCCTTTTTCTTCATCCAATTCCAAAatcaaacaacaacaacaacaacagagTTCTCATTCTCAGCTTAGTGATGAAGATGAGCCAAATTTTCCAGCTGAAGAAAGTTCAGGTGGTGACCCGAAGAGGAAGATTTCACCATGGCAGAGAATGAAATGGACAGATACAATGGTAAGGCTTTTGATTATGGCTGTTTATTACATTGGTGATGAAGCTGGTTCTGAAGGGAACAATAATGATCCAATGAGTAAAAAGAAACCAAGTGGTTTGTTACAGAAGAAAGGGAAGTGGAAATCTGTTTCAAGGGCTATGATGGAAAAAGGGTTTTATGTTTCACCTCAACAATGTGAAGATAAGTTTAATGATTTGAATAAAAGGTATAAGAGGGTTAATGATATACTTGGAAAAGGAACAGCTTGTAGGGTTGTTGAAAATCAGAATTTGTTGGATTCAATGGATTTGACTACAAAGATGAAAGAAGAAGTTAGGAAATTGCTTAATTCTAAGCATCTTTTCTTTAGGGAAATGTGTGCTTATCATAATAGTTGTGGTCATGGTAGTGTTGTTGCTTCTTCTAATGTTCAACAACAACAAGTAGAAGGTGGAACAacaacaccaccaccacaagCTCAACCACAACAACATCAACAGCAACAATTACAACAACAACAGCAGCAATGTTTTCATTCATCAGAGAATGGTTTAAAGATGTTGAAAATCGGAAATGGTGAAGGGGAAGAGGAAGATGATGAGTCGGAGGACGATGATTCAGAGGATGATTCTGATGAGGAAGATGATGAATCAAGAGAAGGTGGTTCAAAGAATCAAATTGGTCATTTTAATGAtcaagatgaagatgaaaatgatgGGAAGTTATTAACATCATCAAGGAAAAGGGCAAGAAAAGAAGGAGGATTTGCATTTTCAAtgtcatcattatcatcatcaacAGCATTAACATCCACATTGATGCATCAAATGAAGAGTGAAATAAGTGGTGTGTTTCAAGATGGTGGTAAGAGTCCTTGGGAGAAAAAGCAATGGATAAGGAGTAAGATAATGATGTTGGAGGAGGAGAAAGTAAGGTATTTGTCACAAGAGTTTGAGCTTGAAAAACAAAGGTTGAAATGGGCAAGGTTTAGTAGCAAGAAAGAGAGGGAAATGGAGAGAGCTAAAGTTGAAAATGAAAGGAGGAGATTGGAGAATGAGAGAATGGTTTTGATTATAAGGCAGAAGGAGATTGAATTGATGAgtcttcaacaacaacaacagcatCAACAACAACATTCTTCTACCTAG
- the LOC101509608 gene encoding pyruvate kinase 1, cytosolic, whose protein sequence is MPSSHLLLEEPIRMASILEPSKASFFSAMTKIVGTLGPKSRSVEAISGCLKAGMSVARFDFSWCDPEYHQETLENLKTAIKGTKKLCAIMLDTVGAEMQVVNKSETAISLKADGQVVLTPDQDQEASSEILPINFNGLAQAVKKGDTIFIGQYLFTGSETTSVWLEVSEVKDQDVVCTIKNSATLAGSLFTLHASQVRIELPTLTEKDKEVISTWGVKNKIDFLSLSYTRHAEDVREAREFLSKLGDLSQTQIFAKIENVEGLTHFDEILQEADGIILSRGNLGIDLPPEKVFLFQKSALYKCNMAGKPAVLTRVVDSMTDNLRPTRAEATDVANAVLDGSDAILLGAETLRGLYPVETISTVGRICSEAEKVFNQDLYFKKTVKYVGEPMTHLESIASSAVRAAIKVKASIIICFTSSGRAARLIAKYRPTMPVLSVVIPRLKTNQLKWSFSGAFEARQSLIVRGLFPMLADPRHPAESTSATNESILKVALDHGKSLGVIKSHDRVVVCQKLGDASVVKIIELED, encoded by the exons ATGCCTTCCAGTCACTTGCTTCTCGAGGAGCCGATTAGGATGGCCTCTATCTTAGAGCCATCCAAGGCC AGCTTTTTTTCTGCTATGACAAAGATCGTTGGTACATTAGGTCCTAAATCTCGATCTGTTGAAGCCATTTCTGGTTGTCTTAAAGCTGGCATGTCTg TGGCTCGTTTTGACTTTTCTTGGTGTGACCCTGAGTATCACCAGGAAACTTTGGAGAATTTGAAGACTGCTATTAAGGGTACTAAGAAGCTATGTGCT ATTATGCTGGACACAGTTGGTGCAGAGATGCAGGTTGTTAACAAAAGTGAGACAGCTATCTCCCTTAAGGCAGATGGTCAGGTTGTGCTAACTCCTGACCAGGATCAAGAAGCTTCTTCGGAGATATTGCCAATAAACTTCAATGGACTGGCACAG GCAGTGAAGAAGGGAGACACTATTTTTATTGGTCAATACTTGTTCACAGGAAGTGAAACTACTTCTGTATGGCTAGAG GTATCTGAAGTCAAAGATCAAGATGTTGTATGTACTATAAAGAATTCAGCTACATTGGCTGGGTCATTGTTCACTTTGCATGCCTCTCAAGTTCGTATTGAATTACCTACCCTTACAGAGAAAGACAAGGAG GTTATAAGCACCTGGGGTGTTaagaacaaaattgattttctgTCATTGTCATATACCCGGCATGCCGAAGACGTCCGTGAG GCTCGTGAGTTCCTTTCAAAGTTAGGCGACCTTAGTCAGACTCAAATTTTTGCAAAGATTGAAAATGTTGAG GGATTGACCCATTTTGATGAGATTCTGCAAGAAGCTGATGGTATTATCCTTTCCCGTGGGAATTTGGGCATTGATCTTCCACCAGAGAAG GTTTTTCTGTTTCAAAAATCTGCCCTATACAAGTGTAATATGGCCGGGAAGCCTGCTGTGTTAACACGTGTTGTGGATAGCATGACTGACAACTTAAGACCGACTCGTGCTGAAGCCACTGATGTTGCCAATGCTGTTTTAGATG GAAGTGATGCAATACTTTTGGGTGCTGAGACTTTACGTGGGTTGTACCCTGTTGAGACTATTTCTACCGTTGGCAGAATTTGTTCAGAG GCTGAGAAAGTTTTCAATCAAGACCTTTATTTTAAGAAGACAGTCAAATATGTTGGAGAACCCATGACTCATTTGGAATCTATTGCATCCTCTGCG GTACGAGCTGCTATTAAGGTGAAAGCTTCTATTATAATTTGTTTCACTTCATCGGGAAGGGCTGCAAG GTTGATTGCAAAGTATAGGCCGACAATGCCAGTTCTCTCTGTGGTGATCCCCCGACTTAAGACAAATCAGCTAAAGTGGAGCTTTAGTGGAGCTTTTGAG GCAAGACAATCACTTATTGTAAGAGGTCTCTTTCCTATGCTCGCTGATCCTCGACATCCT GCTGAATCAACAAGTGCAACAAATGAATCTATTCTTAAGGTTGCTCTTGATCATGGAAAATCATTGGGAGTTATAAAGTCACATGATCGAGTTGTTGTTTGTCAGAAACTCGGTGATGCATCCGTGGTTAAGATTATTGAGCTTGAAGATTGA